The following is a genomic window from Episyrphus balteatus chromosome 1, idEpiBalt1.1, whole genome shotgun sequence.
gtatggtttatacgtacttttttttgtatctaagggacccccaaatatcaaaggggccccaaaatttagtcttgccccggggccccggtgactcaacgtacgccactggtcaAAACCGAACGAACTGCTTCGTCCTGTTTCTGAAAACATGAGGAGTAGCCATAATGAACATACGCGCGCATAGCCTTCTGTcacaatttacatttttgttttccattatttttgtaaaaaaaaaaacacgctttgaatttacaaaaaaaatatttttaaaactgtttttattcaGTTCACAATTCGTTTATCACATTTTTattaagtgaaaattaattttagatttttttttcgatcccCCTTGCATAcatgttgtttacattttattcTGAGAAATTTACTCACATGTCGTGTGGTTCAGAGCGCACggcatatgcttaacgaaagttaacGAAGCGCGCATATGCGCATTATGGCTATCCCATAAGAATTGTGTATGTTCGACAACTCACACTCATGCCATTTTGACATAAACCCATGCGCGCAttgcctattatagttgggccttaatagcctgttttcactagagcccaaatgaaataatttcgcaaatgaggtcagttcagatttcaaattaaattttttttccatagaatttaacttcgaaatgagataatttgcgtaattaccttatttgggctctagtgaaagcAGGCTATAAACTACATTAGGAGTATTCACAATTCGATGCAAAAATGGTCTTTGTATCGTGTAACATTTTCTCATTGATAACAGGCTATTAccgaagctacatttcagcttctgttAAACTTAAGTAAGTTTTTTGGACATGGAAAAAGAAGAATGTTATACAAGTTGGACTTTTCATAACAATGTACTTATAAGGTCTATAAAAAGcataaacgaagctttaccgaagctttaagatttgacagatagtttcaaaaaaatcttccaattggttttgatttgattttttatcaagaATTTCAATTATTAACCCTGGTACATACTAGTAAAGCAAGTCGTGaattcatacaaatttgtattgtattgtgtTCACCCGTGAACGTTCCTGTGAACCTTGGTGGAGAAAAAAGTGGAGAAATTTGCTTCACGAGCAATGAAGTAGTTCACGTACACAATTTACGGGAATCTCTTTCACACAGATGAAATAattaaagttttgaattttaagcctaatacgctgctgaagcgaaacaaaaaattttgaagtctccaaagtcaacagcgaacatgttaacaaaaaaaaaaaaaattccatcgggtattatagcatagtaaaaataataagaatacaaataaaaaaaaatcaagaaaaaacatcgcaaaataagtttaaaagctaaaacaaaacaaaaattaatttcgttcaagatttcgttaacgatattttgtatggaaaatttcgtttcgcatcagcagcgtactaggctttagcaTCCTTTATAGTTATTTCGaacaaatgaatttgaaaattattgttgaaaaaaaggaatgtttgtattttgttgATTATGTGCGTATTCATGAGATGAATAAACTTAAAGTGTGTGTCTACTAGCGGTGAATGTCAAAATATTCACAAGTGGAGATGTGTTCATGTTCACTTCACTAGAAGTGAACTAGCGAGAAcacaaattttacttttattctTTATGCAAAAAGGGGCCAATTTAGTTAAGCTTGAATGAAAATATATGagagtgcgcacactacaacgatgaaaaagtttgtttgatcgaaaaaaaagtttgttttcctacacaattgccttcaaactaaaatgtttCCTAGCGACCCGACTGTTTAGTTggctgcctgtgcgcacactaggagcccaacccgactaaactatcgaccgatagaaagtctgtagtgtgcgggggctctattATGTCAAACAGAATTTGTtcatacattaaaataaaattttgataaaaaaaggcaaaagtacgtatacgccatagtgaattttttttttttttacaaacgtgTAGGTACCTTTTaataatattgattttatttatttttttatatgtaactttatttatttttttataagtctatttattttttttatatttgtaggtatttaaatgtttcttttaatTCAGCAGACTTGCCCCATTGTCCGATTCCAAACACGTTTGAGAATCAAAAGCGCTGTTTTAGACAAGCCAATTTTTCGGAAACAGgttattgatttttctttaaatttttgatacaaattgataactttttttttttacaggatTTCTCCAAAAATGCATCCCATTAAAAGCACATACATAAGTCATTTAGGTCTGGAAAGCGGTGGAAATACggtttcaatttgtttttatcatttttccaccaaatttcggattttatttttttataatttttacttgattcAACGGCATCATTAGAAGTAGATAGTTTATTGGTACTCTTGCAGAATTTGTAGTTAACAatgattcttgaaaaaaaaacgttattattGGGATTCCAATTTAACCCTCCCctcttaaagttaaatttaaggTCCCATACTAATTTTTCTCCAAAAtgttgttattctttttttcggAGATCGCTGAATTTGACTTTGAATAAGTCCGAAATAATAcaataaaatgcaatttattgGATAAccccgaaattaaaaaaatatatatatagcaAAAAGACATAACTTGAGTACAAAAACATGATTAATAAAAAGAGCAAATGTAGAAtagaacaaataattttaaatatattatattttgtacGTATATAGTACATAATTTATATTCAGACTTTAGGTATATATTAAGGGTATTCATGAACCGGTCTAAACTCTGGGGAAacctggggtggaatcggctaaggtgAATGTTGATCATCACAATAAATACTTTTGCTCCACGTAAGGTGATTAtcactttatatttttattgacaTCCTCAACGGTTAACTACATTATATTCTAAACTAATACGAACATTTTAGTTTGTTGAGTAAAATATGGTttcttgtgaagaaaaaatatagaatatttaATATGTAACTATTTAggtattaagaaataaaaaaaaattgggcacCGGTAGGGTCGGTCTCCCTCGTGTGAGTCGAATACTCATCGAAAATTCTGCGCTTGTAGAGTTTTGGTGATCACTTTACTCAGAGCAAAAAATAGGTGATGGTCAAGAGTGACATTCAAAAAGGTGATAATCAACTATcaccttagccgattccacccctggtaaaatggtaaatagCTGCCCaaccaatacaaaattttgacacatttcCACGTACCTTGCATACTTTTGGAGTCTCTCTACAAAGGCCTCACAACCTTCTCCAAATGGATAATCTGGAATGAACGTTTCTAATAATGTCCCAttggtttaattttattttaatttttaaataataaagcaAAGATGTTTGCAGATTACCAGCTAAGCTGtactttcaaataatttattggaatttagtattttcttaaataaaatgttacATAAAAGATTTCAAGATTGTACTCTGACAAGATTTtggtatattttgtatttttgagatCTCCTCAgctatataaacaaaaaaaaaataaaaaaggaggAAATTTATAACCTGACCACCAAACAATTTAATTCACAAAGTTTAAACTGATTTAATCAAGTTCAATGtgattttcaacaaaaagattctGTGTATGTTTCTTCGACTCTTTCATTCTTTCATACGACCTCAGCATATCTTCCATTGATATCGCCAACAAATCACTCGATGTTGCATCATGAAATTCTTCTGTATTTTCAGCCGCATTAATAGCGCTCTCATTATCCCTCATAAATTGTCTCATTCTATAAACCGAAGCATTTCGGCACATTTCTCTTAAATCAGATCCAGAGAAACCTTTGGTAAGTTTCGATAGACGATTAAAATCGACTGATTCACTTATATTTTCCAATTCGAGAACAAGTTTCAAGATTTGCAAACGCTGTGCATCGGTGGGCAGGCCGATGTGGAATTGAGCTGGCATTCGGCGAAGAATTGCCTTATCGAGATCTTGGGGACGATTGGTTGCACCCATGACGATAACAGTCGATCCAGCTCGAGTGCTCAAACCATCCCACATCATCATAAACTGAGTTTTCATCATGGCTGTGGCTTCGTGATCGTTTGTGCTACGATTACGAAGGAATGAATCAATTTCATCAATGAAAACGATACAAGGTTCCAACTTGACGGCCAGCGAAAAGACTGCTGAAGCTAATTTTTGTGATTCACCATAcctaaaaaaagatacaaaaaaaagtggttgtttgtaaagtcggtttacgggcGATAATTTTaagtgataacgtcataagaaaaaagGTGTGCTTAAAAaagatgatttaaaaattaattttttgtcaacCTTCTTGTAAGAAAAATGTATAACATAATAAAACCATCTCATATTATAGTACTTTAGCTAAAGATTAAGATTCACAAAcggaataattttttgaagcatttataagaaaaagctaaacaaaattatctctattttttatcattgtgtcatttttttcataataaaaatctaacaaaaaaaattataggtatcATCTTGaagcctaatatttttttttaaaataaaactatttcaaGATTCTTTATGTTCtgtaaaaagtataataattattttttgaaattactaATTTTTCAAGGAATTTTTTCTTGGCACAGCATTTGGTTAGAATTTTTACCTGACAACCCACTACAAATGTTATActatttgaaagcttattatttcatctaaaaatatTCACCTTATTTATGTCTGTAcgacatttacaaaaaaaaaactgtaattttCGTAATGTAAtcagttttcttaaaaacaacaactaaaaactaacttttttttcttccatcatttgttcattttttgtttatatgacaacctataacaaattttatatcatcggAAAGCTTataggcttaactacatacaccactttttgaaaaactacaaaagtgaatagattttttttctggctatcgcaattgttttgtgataaagagtatacaaattgttttttagaccaaaaaataagctttctgcatcatttgttttaattttctagcccgaaaaactatacaaaaatgtgtttgaaaattttcacttttgtactttttcactttttgagccaatgcaGTTAAGGCTTATCATTTCAAGCTTTAAAACATATCTATACGACGCCtccaaaaacaataacaattttttaaagccaaccatgttgaaatttaaactgagattacggtatttCCTTCGTGTACAGATCTACAGGCATTTTGTGgtagtttttgactttttaaatttaaaattttacagcATACATATATCGTTATACATATATTATATGAATCATTAGAATATGGAATAAAGTCTAGTCAAATGCTCTAGGATCTAGGTAAATAGATGTCAAGTGTCAAAAAAGTTACCTCCGAattctgaataaaaaaatgattgaaattttttacaaatatattCCTGCCTATTTTCTAACTACTGTATTCATCTATGTATCAAAATAAAGtagttattaataaaaaacggttgaaaacggtaaaaaaattgggttaaaagaattttagaaaTCCGAACACGCATGCGCATTCTGTAAGCTAGagatgttttaaaaattcataaaaaaaccgctccaaaaaaaacgttaaaaaagtATGTAGGTGTTTAAAAACATTTCGAAATTTAGGGCCTTAAAAATCCGTTTTTTGTATCTTTCCAGTGTCATCtttcaaatttgcaaaaaaaaatccctacATAAAATAACAACTTTGACAAAGGTACTTTTCATTTTAGAAAACCGTTTAATGCCTATTGCATTGTTTTaacaaatttatctatcgattaaaaaaaaaaaaacaactctacGACTAACCgcttagaaaataatttttacttccGATATACATAAGTAGGTACTATATTATCAAGTTAcggttccaacgattttgttcaaaaaattcaaatgtaaattttaagacaaggtctatcttttaatgaaaatttttttcaaaaatcattattaacagtacctgtcatataaccgttttttttttaatccgattttcTCCAACACtactaattcgatttcaacgaaattttttgtaaaaaagcatttttataattttaatatacagccatggacagagaaatagcacactattgagaaaaatcatgcgaatcgaattttagatattaggaatgctttttataaatttttttcttttggtatattatcgaaataaagtgatggagacaaaaatatcttaaaagtaccgttattttctatatttatttgcactagcaatataatgctttttctgtctctttcgctagtggacacagaaatagcacacatttgtttaaccgttaagtttttattccgcgttcaaaagttgtagacgaaaatgcattcattttattgctacta
Proteins encoded in this region:
- the LOC129905105 gene encoding outer mitochondrial transmembrane helix translocase-like, coding for MSDFNFGGSQISRNEIFQMIIRVSLASVVTYFSVKWMMKQIDPTSKNKRKAKIRAEEQLKRLAKGSNFELKTQTLNDYELMIASHLVVPDDIPISWKDIAGLDSVIQELRESVVLPVRHRDLFNQSKLWEAPKGVLLHGPPGCGKTLIAKATAKEAGMRFINLDVAMLTDKWYGESQKLASAVFSLAVKLEPCIVFIDEIDSFLRNRSTNDHEATAMMKTQFMMMWDGLSTRAGSTVIVMGATNRPQDLDKAILRRMPAQFHIGLPTDAQRLQILKLVLELENISESVDFNRLSKLTKGFSGSDLREMCRNASVYRMRQFMRDNESAINAAENTEEFHDATSSDLLAISMEDMLRSYERMKESKKHTQNLFVENHIELD